In the genome of Sphaeramia orbicularis chromosome 13, fSphaOr1.1, whole genome shotgun sequence, one region contains:
- the rnf26 gene encoding E3 ubiquitin-protein ligase RNF26 yields the protein MGLVNLVISTVGKCLDVVCLLLDLNFVIVHTVVRTVLAVVSFINSLPSLLLCSVLELGNFAVFCLVSAAEATSNLAQGSVTMLGSLGLVLEGLLESLKMVGYLFMHVLLRGRDHLCRGLLSLGEGCGIAVSLVVYFINTVVNYALITTQNLYLGVVSMWQTVSSPLQKVLELALTSITFLYSSLLGTSAFLWSPCKLVLDFLVSLVHMFISIFILNIYGLMLTAAIAVATTVYLNPEQARQAAVHFVDYINSFPTLRNLNLALQYLVSALRTTPQYLHGTMQRLQRILHHLYLLERGLWQQLSRHSSQLGLLLRAHLHRDNNRTGGDGDPGAEERRDPPDGRANDVAHQEMLDLALPSCSTDRPLMKQSKDSKPLPAEELLNLLKEQEERKKCVICQDCTKTVVLLPCRHLCLCKDCKDILLRQPISQQNCPLCRHMILSTMDVYL from the coding sequence ATGGGTTTGGTGAATCTTGTTATCTCCACTGTAGGAAAATGTCTGGACGTCGTGTGTTTGCTGCTGGACCTGAACTTTGTCATCGTCCACACGGTGGTCCGGACGGTGCTGGCGGTGGTGTCCTTCATAAACAGCCTGCCTTCACTCCTCCTCTGCTCGGTGCTGGAGTTGGGGAACTTTGCTGTGTTTTGTCTGGTGTCTGCGGCAGAGGCTACTTCCAACCTAGCCCAGGGTTCAGTCACCATGCTGGGGAGCCTGGGCCTGGTTCTGGAGGGGCTGCTGGAGAGCCTGAAGATGGTGGGTTACCTGTTCATGCACGTCCTGCTCAGAGGGAGGGACCACCTGTGTAGAGGTCTGCTGTCCTTGGGGGAGGGCTGTGGGATCGCTGTCAGCCTGGTGGTCTACTTCATCAACACCGTGGTCAACTATGCACTGATCACCACCCAGAACCTGTACCTGGGGGTGGTCAGTATGTGGCAGACAGTATCCAGTCCACTGCAGAAGGTGCTGGAACTGGCCCTCACCTCCATCACCTTTCTGTACAGCAGTTTGCTTGGGACGTCGGCTTTCCTGTGGTCTCCTTGTAAACTGGTTTTAGACTTTCTGGTCTCACTGGTGCACATGTTCATCAGCATCTTCATACTGAATATCTACGGTCTCATGCTCACTGCTGCCATTGCAGTAGCCACCACAGTTTACTTAAACCCAGAGCAGGCCCGACAGGCAGCTGTGCATTTTGTGGATTACATCAACTCTTTTCCCACTCTTCGTAACCTGAACCTGGCTCTGCAGTACCTCGTATCAGCCTTGCGGACCACCCCACAATATCTACATGGTACCATGCAGCGCCTACAAAGGATACTCCATCACCTTTACCTTCTGGAGAGAGGACTTTGGCAGCAGCTGTCCCGACATAGTAGCCAGTTAGGCCTGCTGCTGAGGGCTCATCTCCACAGGGACAACAACAGAACAGGGGGTGATGGTGACCCTGGTGCAGAGGAGAGGCGGGACCCACCAGACGGGAGAGCCAATGATGTAGCCCATCAAGAGATGCTAGATTTAGCCTTACCCTCCTGTAGTACAGACAGACCACTGATGAAACAAAGCAAAGACAGTAAACCTTTACCGGCTGAGGAGCTGCTAAATCTGCTGAAGGAgcaagaggagaggaagaagtgTGTAATCTGCCAGGACTGTACCAAGACGGTGGTGTTGCTGCCATGCAGACACCTCTGCTTGTGTAAAGACTGTAAGGACATCCTGTTAAGACAACCTATATCCCAACAGAACTGCCCGCTCTGTCGGCACATGATCCTCAGCACCATGGATGTGTATCTGTGA
- the c1qtnf5 gene encoding complement C1q tumor necrosis factor-related protein 5 — MTSLKLLSLFHSLLVLQVHFSDQLDDNKIPPSLCTGHPGIPGSPGVHGSPGQPGRDGRDGRDAAPGEKGHKGDRGDPGETGVRGLMGDRGDPGQKGERGQPGECAVAPKSAFSAKLSDGHTLPLTVGDAVHFDQIMFNEQGDYNPETGRFVCKVPGVYYFAVHATVYRASLQFDLMKNGHTVASYFQFYGNWPKPASLSGGSLLHLVPGDQVWVQMAMGEYNGLYSSTKTDSTFTGFLVYSDWKNSAVFA, encoded by the exons ATGACATCACTTAAGCTGTTATCCTTGTTCCACTCACTTCTTGTCCTCCAAGTCCATTTCTCCGACCAATTAGACGACAATAAGATTCCTCCCAGTCTGTGTACAGGACACCCTGGTATCCCAGGATCCCCCGGGGTCCACGGCAGCCCTGGTCAACCAGGTAGAGATGGGAGAGACGGGAGGGATGCTGCTCCAGGAGAGAAGGGACATAAGGGGGACAGAGGAGACCCAG GTGAGACAGGAGTGCGAGGCCTGATGGGGGACAGGGGTGACCCGGGGCAGAAGGGGGAGCGTGGGCAGCCAGGAGAATGTGCCGTCGCCCCAAAATCCGCCTTCAGTGCCAAACTGTCTGATGGCCACACCTTACCCCTCACTGTGGGCGACGCCGTGCACTTTGACCAGATAATGTTCAATGAACAAGGTGATTACAACCCCGAGACGGGACGCTTTGTCTGTAAAGTCCCTGGGGTCTACTACTTTGCCGTCCACGCCACAGTCTACCGCGCCAGCCTCCAGTTTGACCTGATGAAAAACGGTCACACAGTGGCATCTTATTTCCAGTTCTATGGCAACTGGCCCAAACCGGCATCTTTGTCCGGAGGCTCTCTGCTCCACCTCGTCCCTGGGGACCAGGTGTGGGTCCAGATGGCAATGGGAGAGTACAATGGACTTTACTCCAGCACCAAGACAGACAGCACCTTCACCGGCTTCCTGGTGTACTCAGACTGGAAAAACTCTGCAGTGTTTGCATAA